The nucleotide window CACCAGCGTGCGGTCGGGCTGGATAAAGGCCAGGGCATCCTGACAGTCCTGCTCATCCGCCTGTACCCCGTAAGGCAGCCGCACGGCGATAAACGCATAGTCGTTGTCGCCGCTCTCTTCACGCAGCTCGCTGATCGCCATCTGCGACAGTTTGCCGGTTAGCGTGGAGTCCTGCCCACCGCTGATGCCCAGCACCAGCGTTTTCAGAGACGGATGCGCTTTCAGGTAAGACTTGAGGAAATCGACGCTGACGCGGATCTCCTGCTGCGGGTCAATAACCGGTTTAACACCAAGGGCTTCAATGATTTCCTGCTGCAATGACATGAACCTCTCCTCAAATCAGTCGCCTGACGGCATGATGCGAACCTCTGCTAAAGCTAACGTCTCTGCCGCCAAACAACAAGCCGAACGGTAAAGGCTGCCGCTTATCTGCCGGTAAATCAGGCACCTTTGGGTTTCTGTGCCAGCAGCAGAAACATCAGGATCGCCAGCATAAAGCAGCCAAAAATGGTGGCGGTCATGCTGATGACGGAGGTGCCGCCCAGCCCGGTGACCGGCACGCTAATGGCACCGAGCGAGAACATGGTCACGCCAATTACCGCTGAGGCGCTGCCGGCGCGATGTCCCTGGCTCTGCATTGCCAGGGAAGACGCCGTGGTAGCAATCACGCCATTGCTGGCAATGGTAAAGAACAGCGCCACCAGCACCAGCGGCAGCGCGGCCCCGGTTATGCCCGCCAGCAGCAGACTGCCGGAGGCGATAAACGCCAGCGTCAGCCCGCCTTTCAGCACGCGATATTCCCCCCACAGCGGACAGAGGCGCGCGCTGGTTTGCGAAGCCAGAATCAGGCCAAAGCCATTGGCGGCAAAACAGAAGCTGAATGCCTGTGGCGACAGGCCGTAAATCTGCTGCAGCACAAAGGGCGAGGCGCCGATATAGGCGAACATGCCCGACATCATAAAGCCCTGCGTCAGACAGAAGCCCATAAACGGGCGATAGGTGATGACCTGGCCCAGCGCGCCCCAGGCAGAGAACAGCGAACCCTGGCTGCGCCGTTCCGCCGGCAAGGTTTCGTGCAGTTTCCAGCGCGCCAGAAAAATCAGCAGCAGAGCAATCACGCCCAGCACCACAAAAATACCGCGCCAGTTCATAACGGTCATCAGTACGCCTCCCAGCACCGGCGCACCAATCGGTGCCAGACCGTTAACCAGCATCAGCAGGGCGAAGAAGCGCGTCAGTTCGTGGCCGCTGTACATGTCGCGTGCGATGGCGCGGGACAGCACCGCACCGCCTGCGCCGGCCAGTCCTTCAAACAGACGCGCCGCCAGCAGGGTGTGCATATCTTTCGCCAGCGCACAGCCCAGTGAGGCGATAAACAGCATTGCCAGCGAGAGCAGCAGCGGGCGGATGCGGCCGTATTTGTCACTCATCGGCCCGAACAGTAACTGGCCGGCACCCAGTCCAAGCAGACCGGCGGTGAGGCTCAGCTGTGCCGTGGCGGTTTCAGTGTGCAGATCGCGCGCCAGCGTGGGCAGGGCGGGCAGGTAGAGGTCGATACAGAGTGGCCCGAGCGCGGCCAGCAGGCCGAGCGTAATGGCGTAAACCAGGCGGTTTGAATGTACAGGTGTCATTGATCCTCACGCGGATGACGTGGCTAAGATGTATTTTCAGCCGGGATTATACGGACCGGTGCACGCTGAAACAGGATCTTTACGAAAACCTGACGTTTTCGCACGACGGGAAAATTCAGCCAGTAAGTTGATAAATCTGGATTTATGTTCCAGGCTTAGTGCGACATGGACAATGTATGAGGAACAACAAGATGAAAAAAGTGCTGGGATGTATCGCTGCTGCGCTGACGCTGGCAGCTCTGTCTGGTTGTACAACTTACGATCGTGCGGAAAGCTACGTGACTAAGCCAGTGGTGAAGGACGTGAAAAAAGGTATGACCCGTGAACAGGTGCGTCAGATTGCCGGCCCGGCATCCACGGAAATCACCATGGTTCACGCGCGCGGCACCTGCCAGACGTATGTCATCGGCGAGCGTGATGGCAAGCAGCAGACCTATTTTGTGAGCTATAACGACACCGGTCGCGTGATGAACTACGGCTTCCAGAGCTGTAAGGATTACGATACCGATCCGCAGGCCGGCCAGTAACGGTCAGCAGGATGACAAACGGCCCGTCAGTGACGGGCCGTTTTTCGTCAGAGGCTTATAAGCCGTAAGGACGCGGCACTTCAATGTACTCGCCGCCAATTTCACGCTGATAGTAGTGACCTTCCTGCACGTAGTAGCGCTTTCCGTTGTAATCCAGCACGCGCATGCCGCCCGCCGGGGGCGCATCCGGCGGCTGCACCACCACATAGGTATCCCCCTGACGCTGATAATAACTGCCGTTAAGCAGGTAGTAAGTGAGTCCGCCAATCAGCACCGCCGTGGCGGCTTCCGGCAGGAAACGCAGCGGGCCAGGATGACCCCAGCGCGGTCCGGGTCCACCCCAGTGCGGACCCGGACCGCCCCAGTGTGGGCCCGGACCGGGGCCCCAGCCATAGGGATGCGCCAGGACGAGAGTGGGTGCAAGTAGGGTTAACGCCAGCACCCGGGCGATAACGTTTTTCATGGTTGTTCTCCTGCTGTGTCTGACAGCAGAATTAGCCTTTTAGCGGGCAAAAACAAGCGAAAAGCGCGCGTTTTTGCCGCTGTTTACCAGGCTTAACACTTTCCTTACGCTGCCACCACGATTGCGGGAAATTACGGAGAGAAGGGAGCGGAGATAAAAAAAACGGCAGGCCTGCTGGCCTGCCGTGATTGCTGTCAAACAGCGGATTAACGGTGCGCCAGTTCGGCGTGCTCGTCACTCTCCAGCACCTGTTTGTCGGTCATACCCAGCCAGCGGCTGGTCAGGGAACCGGCGGTCATGGAACCATTCACGTTAAGCGCCGTGCGGCCCATATCAATCAGCGGTTCGATGGAGATCAGCAGCGCCACCAGCGTGACCGGCAGACCCATGGCAGGCAGCACAATCAGCGCGGCAAAGGTCGCACCGCCGCCCACGCCCGCGACGCCGGCAGAGCTGAGAGTCACAATGCCGACCAGCGTGGCAATCCACATCGGATCAAAGGGATTGATGCCCACCGTCGGCGCAACCATTACTGCCAGCATGGTCGGATAAAGTCCTGCGCAGCCGTTTTGACCGATGGTGGCACCAAAGGAAGCAGAGAAGCTGGCGATGGATTCCGGTACGCCCAGACGACGCGTCTGCGTCTCCACGTTCAGCGGAATGCTGGCGGCGCTGGAGCGGCTGGTGAACGCAAAGGTGATCACCGGCCACACTTTGCGGAAGAAGCGCATCGGGTTAATGCCGTTCACCGACAGCAGCAGAGCATGCACACCAAACATAATGGCGAGGCCGAGGTAAGACGCCACCACAAAGCCACCCAGCTTGATAATGTCCTGCAGGTTGGAACCGGCAACCACTTTGGTCATGAGGGCCAGCACACCATACGGCGTCAGCTTCATGATCAGACGCACCAGCTTCATGACCCATGACTGCAGCGTATCAATCGCCACCAGTACGCGCTCGCCTTTGGCTTTGTCATCTTTCAGCAGCTGCAGCGCAGCCACGCCGAGGAAGGCGGCAAAGATCACCACGCTGATGATAGAGGTCGGATTGGCACCGGCCAGATCGGCAAACGGATTTTTCGGGATAAACGACAACAGCAGCTGCGGCGTGCTGAGATCAGCCACTTTACCGGCATAGTTGCTCTGAATAGCGCTGAGACGTGCTGTCTCCTGTGCGCCCTGTACCAGGCCTTCCGCACTCAGGTGGAACAGCCCGGTCACCAGCACCCCGACCAGCGCCGAAATTGCGGTGGTAAACAGCAGCACGCCGATGGTCAGCACGCTGATTTTACCCAGCGAAGAGGCATTATGCAGACGCGCAACGGCGCTCAGTATGGACGCAAACACCAGCGGCATCACGATCATCTGCAGTAGCTGCACATAACCGTTACCCACAATGTTGAACCAGCTGATGGAGTCTTTCACCACCGGGTTGTTTTCGCCATAAATCGTCTGCAGCGCCAGGCCAAACACCACGCCTAGTACCAGACCGGTGAGCACGCGCTTTGACAGGCTCCAGCTCTGGTTGCCCACGCGATTCAGCACCACCAGCAGGGCGACGAACGCCACGATATTAATAATCAGAGGAAAATCCATGCTTAACTCCAGAGATATGCCGCGGCCCCAATTGGCAGAGGCACGTAATACAGTCAGGTTCCTTAAAGGAATGTCAGGGATGTTAGCAGTTGATCAAAGGGCAGGCTTATACCCAAAAAGAATGGCTTATAACTATCGCGTTGAATTTGTGGCTTTATTGACCGTTATGGAGAGTAATCAGCCGGCCGACGCCATTTTGCAGGGTATTGAACAGCTGCTCAGGCCAGCCGTTAGCACCAAAAGAGGGCATGCCAGGCGGGAACCACAGGGCGTAGCCGACCAGCGCGAGGCACAGTGCCCGCTCCAGCTGGTTACCCTTCTGACTGCTCAGCAGCGGCAGGCGGAAGCGCCAGCGGCACGGCCACAGCAGCGGCACACCGGCCGGGGTCAGCATATCGGCGACGATGTGGCTCAGGTAGCCCAGCGTCAGGCCCTGCAGGACATCGGCTGGCAGGAAACCGTCGGCGGGCACGTTAATCTGAAACAGCCATAACCCGAGCGCCACCGCCAGCAGGCTATGCGTAAATCCGCGATGGCCAAACGCCCGGGCGATAGGGTGTGACAGCCAGCGCAGACGCTGGCCCAGCAGGGATTTCGGATGATCAATATCCGGCAGCAGACAGGTCAGCAGCGTCGCGGGCACCAGATGCCACCAGTCGGCCGCTGCCATAACCGGTGTCAGTTCAGCACGTTTAGCAAAAATCGCACTGGCGATGGCAAAAATGATGTGGCCTTCGGCCGTCATGATAAAACCTGGCTGCAAAAACTGTCGATGCATCCAGTATAGGGATTTATCCAGTAAATGAGAACGGTGACGCTGTAACGAAGAGTGAATTTTTTTGCCGCACCTGAACAGCGCGGATGCCTGTCCGGGCGCTGCGCCCGCTACCGTGCCAGCCAGCCGCCATCCACCGCCAGCGTATAGCCGTTGACATAGTCGGACGCGCGCGAAGCCAGAAAAACAACCGGCCCCATCATATCCTCTGGCTGACCCCAGCGTCCGGCGGGGATGCGGCTCAGAATTTCCTGCTGACGCGCCGCGTCGTTGCGCAGCGCCGTGGTGTTATTGGTAGCCATGTAGCCCGGTGCAATGGCATTCACGTTAATGCCATAAGGTGCCCATTCGTTGGCCATCAGCCGGGTCAGGCCGAGCACGGCGCTTTTTGAGGCCGTATAGGAGGGCACGCGAATCCCCCCCTGAAAAGAGAGCATGGACGCGATATTGATAATTTTCCCGCCGTTGCCCTGCGCAATGAACTGACGCGCCACCTGTTGCGACAGGAAAAAGACACTTTTGCTATTGATGTTCATTACCGCATCCCAGTCCTGTTCACTGAAGGTCAGGGCGTCCGCGCGCCGGATAATCCCGGCGTTGTTGATCAGGATATCAAGGCGTCCGGCGAGCCTTATTGCCTGTTCCACCACCTGCGGGACGATAGCGGGCTGCGTCAGATCGGCCTGAATTGACCAGAAACGCCGCCCCTGTGCAGCGACCTGTTCCGCGGTATCACCCGGGCCGGCGCGGTTAACGCCAATAATGTCGCAGCCTGCCTGCGCCAGGCCGAGCGCCATGCCCTGACCCAGGCCGGTGTTGCAGCCGGTAATCAGGGCAATTTTACCTTCCAGATTAAACGCGTTAAGCATGCGGCCTTCCTCTTCAGTGCAGTGGATAAGGCATCTTAGTCACCGTGAAGCCGTGCTTCAATAAAAATGAAACGCTATTTTAATTATTTGTGAGGCAGGTCAGGCAGGGACAGTGCTGGGCCGCGCCGCGCGATAACCGCCAGCCCGGCAGGCGGCGGCAGAGATGGGAAAGGCTAGTTGAACAGATGTGCGGCCTGCAGCTGGGTTAAATCGTCCAGCTTCACATTGGCCAGGGACCAGCGCGCGTCGTCGCGGTGTGCGGCTGCCGGAACCACAATGGCGCGCATCCGCGCGGCCTTACAGGCAATCATGCCGTTAAAGGAGTCTTCCAGCGCCACGCAGTTGAGTGGATCAACGCCCAGTTTTGCTGCCGCATCCAGATAGACCTGCGGATGCGGCTTGCTATAAGGCAGCGCTTCGGCAGAGGCAAGGGCAGTAAAATAGTGGCGCAGGTTGAACATCTCCAGCACGCGCTCCAGCATGGCGAGCGGTGAAGCCGATGCCAGCGCAATCTGCAGGCCCTGCTGCTGGCACAGCTGCAGCGCCTGTTCCACGCCCGGCAGCAGCGGACGGCGCGCTTCCACCAGTTCCAGCGCCCGCGCAATGATGCGCTGCGTGACTTCCGCCTGGTCCGGGCCTTGCCACGGCAGCGCTTCGTACCACATCCGCACGGTCTGATCGATACGCAGACCCAGCGTGTCCGGCAGTTCATGCCGGCGGCTGATATCCACCTGCAGGCTGGCGAAAATCTCCAGTTCAGCCTGATCCCACAGCGGTTCCGAATCAATTAGTAAACCATCCATATCAAAAATAGCGGCCAGTACGGGACGACGATAAGACATAACACAGCTCCGTTGATGATTTGCTCTACCTTAACATGACGATGGCGGAAAACCGACGCACGCCAGGTAACGCATTTATCAGGAAAATTTACCGCAGTGCAGGTAGACTTAGGGCAAATCTACTGTTCGTGAAGGGACGACACTATGACGTATCAACAGGCTGGCCGCATCGCCATCCTCAAGCGCGTGGCTGGCTGGGTTATTTTTATTCCGGCACTGCTGTCCACACTGATTTCCATCCTTGGCTTCATGTTTAAGCACAGCGAAAAACAACCTGGCATTGATGCGGTGATGCTCGACTTTGTGCACGTCATGGTCGATATGGTGAAATTTAATACCCCGTTTTTGAATTTTTTCTGGCAAAACTCACCGGTACCGGAGTTCAGCGGCAGTGCGAACCTGGGCTTCTGGTTTATCTATATTCTGATTTTTGTTGGCATGGCGCTGCAGGCGTCCGGCGCGCGCATGTGGCGCCAGTCACGCCATGTGAAAGAGGGCATTGAAGATCAGATGATCCTTGAACAGGCGAAAGGCAGTGAAGGGCGCTCGCGCACCCAGCTGGAAGAGAAAATCCGCGTACCGCATCACACCATCCTGCTGCAGATTTTCCCGCTCTATGTTCTGCCGGTGATTATCGCCGTGGCGGGCTATTTCGTACTGAAGCTACTCGGCATGATCTGACGGTCAGGCCGGCCTGGCCTGACGGTGCCCCAGCATATCTTCATTAAGCAACTGGCCAATGGCGAACTGCGCTTCGCCGGTCCAGTTGCCACCAAACACGTTTGCGCGGTTCAGCAGATAGTAAAGCTGGTACACCGGCTGGCGCTGCGAAAAGCCTTCCGGCAGCGGCCACACGGCATGGTATCCGTCATAAATCTCACGCGGTAATCCGGTGTAATAACTCAGCATCGCCAGGTCGCATTCGCGATCGCCCCAGTAGCAGGCCGGATCAAACAGCCAGGGGCCGCTGGCGCTGCCGGCACAGTTAGCCGGCCAGAGATCGCCATGTAATAACGAGGGTTGCGGATGGTGGTTTGCCAGGCTGCGCTGTACACAGGCAATAATCACATCCATATCGCCGTACTGGATACCTTTTTCCGCCGCCAGCTGCAGCTGCCAGCCAATACGCTGCTCGGCAAAAAAAACCGACCAGCGGCGCAGCCAGCTGTTGGGTTGCGGCGTGGTGGTGATGTTGTTATCGAAGTCCAGGCCAAACTGCGGCTGCTCGCTCCACTGGTGCAGCCGGGCGAGCTGCTGGCCAAGCTGAAAGGCGCTGTGCGGATTCAGCGGTTCCGGCTGAATATACTCAAGCAGCAGAAAGCTGGTGTCGCGGTCGTTCCCGACGCCATAGACTTTGGGCACCCGTACCGTCTGGGTCCGTGCCAGCAGATCAAGCTGGTCAGCTTCCCAGCTGAACAGGGTAAGCATGTCGCGCGTGTTGCACTTCACAAACACATCCAGCTCGCCATAGCGGATGCGCCAGGCCGGGTGAACGTCCCCGCCTGGCAGTTCACGACGATCGGTGATTTCGGCTTCGCCGGCGTACTCGCTTAACAGTCGATGAATGGCTGACCACATGGGGTTGTCCTCTTTATCCGCTGCTTAAGGTCGATTGTAACGCTCCACAGTCGAGCGAAAACCCGTCTGACGCCTCTTTTGTGCAGTGCGTCAGGCTTGCGCTTTCAGATAGGCTTCCAGCTTAGTGACAGCGACCTGCGGACGCTGATGCAGCGCCACTTCCGCCACGCCTGCAGCCTGGTCCGCCAGTGCCTGTTCCGGCAGGGCGCTGACGATACCAAAACTGTTGGTTCCCAGTTCATGCGCATGGCCGTCTGCATCGTGAAGCGTGGTGGCATAGCCTGCGTTCACCATCGCACTGTTCAGCGACTGCAGATCGCCCAGCCCTTTTTCCTGATACCTGAATGTGACAACGTAACTTACAGGCGTATGATCGCTCATTTTCTCACCTCGTTGTTATCGAACAGAATTCAGCGTAGACCAGCACGCTGCAGAGAGCGAATTTTGCGCAGCGCCGGAAACCGGGCCCTGAGCGCTCAGCAGGGCAACAGAAAATTCCTGTTGCATTCAGGCTGCTATTTGGCCGATTGCCCCCTATAATGCGCGCCGGTTACGGGAATATTACTGCTCTGTCAGCGGCGTCAGCGCGAAACCTGGCATTTCAGGCGCTTTCATATTTTTTTACAAAACTTACCGTAAATTGCATTGATTGCCCTGGAAAACGCTGCAGACTCACTGTTTTTTAAACTGTCGTACGGATTACTTTTCAATGAAAGCCTTTAACAAGCTGTCCGCTGTTCTTCTGCTCTCGGCCGGAGCATTTTGCCACCAGGCCCTTGCTGACAATGCCGTGTTTACCTCTATGGATGATCCTTCCACGGCGAAAAAGCCGTTTGAGGGCAGTGCGTCAGCCGGTTACCTCGCACAGACCGGTAACACCACCAGTTCATCCCTGACGGCATCCACCAGCATGACCTGGTATCAGACCAATACCGCGTACAGCCTGTGGGGAAACGCGGCGAACACCTCTTCCAACGATGAACGCTCTTCCGAGACTTATAACATCGGTGGCCGTAGCCGTTATAACCTCAACAGCGCCGACTACCTGTTTGGTCAGGCCAGCTGGCTGAGCGACCGTTTCAACGGCTACGATTCACGTGATGTTCTGACCGCCGGTTACGGTCGTCAGATTCTGAACGGCCCGGTGCACTCACTGCGTGCTGAATTTGGTCCGGGT belongs to Candidatus Pantoea soli and includes:
- a CDS encoding metal-dependent hydrolase codes for the protein MTAEGHIIFAIASAIFAKRAELTPVMAAADWWHLVPATLLTCLLPDIDHPKSLLGQRLRWLSHPIARAFGHRGFTHSLLAVALGLWLFQINVPADGFLPADVLQGLTLGYLSHIVADMLTPAGVPLLWPCRWRFRLPLLSSQKGNQLERALCLALVGYALWFPPGMPSFGANGWPEQLFNTLQNGVGRLITLHNGQ
- the kduD gene encoding 2-dehydro-3-deoxy-D-gluconate 5-dehydrogenase KduD, yielding MLNAFNLEGKIALITGCNTGLGQGMALGLAQAGCDIIGVNRAGPGDTAEQVAAQGRRFWSIQADLTQPAIVPQVVEQAIRLAGRLDILINNAGIIRRADALTFSEQDWDAVMNINSKSVFFLSQQVARQFIAQGNGGKIINIASMLSFQGGIRVPSYTASKSAVLGLTRLMANEWAPYGINVNAIAPGYMATNNTTALRNDAARQQEILSRIPAGRWGQPEDMMGPVVFLASRASDYVNGYTLAVDGGWLAR
- the ghoS gene encoding type V toxin-antitoxin system endoribonuclease antitoxin GhoS, translated to MSDHTPVSYVVTFRYQEKGLGDLQSLNSAMVNAGYATTLHDADGHAHELGTNSFGIVSALPEQALADQAAGVAEVALHQRPQVAVTKLEAYLKAQA
- a CDS encoding DUF6515 family protein; the encoded protein is MKNVIARVLALTLLAPTLVLAHPYGWGPGPGPHWGGPGPHWGGPGPRWGHPGPLRFLPEAATAVLIGGLTYYLLNGSYYQRQGDTYVVVQPPDAPPAGGMRVLDYNGKRYYVQEGHYYQREIGGEYIEVPRPYGL
- a CDS encoding YniB family protein, with amino-acid sequence MTYQQAGRIAILKRVAGWVIFIPALLSTLISILGFMFKHSEKQPGIDAVMLDFVHVMVDMVKFNTPFLNFFWQNSPVPEFSGSANLGFWFIYILIFVGMALQASGARMWRQSRHVKEGIEDQMILEQAKGSEGRSRTQLEEKIRVPHHTILLQIFPLYVLPVIIAVAGYFVLKLLGMI
- a CDS encoding DUF481 domain-containing protein is translated as MKAFNKLSAVLLLSAGAFCHQALADNAVFTSMDDPSTAKKPFEGSASAGYLAQTGNTTSSSLTASTSMTWYQTNTAYSLWGNAANTSSNDERSSETYNIGGRSRYNLNSADYLFGQASWLSDRFNGYDSRDVLTAGYGRQILNGPVHSLRAEFGPGVRYDDFHDGGHETKALGYGALSYQWQLTDTTKFIQGVSVLSSFGEDTTLNSETALQVAINDHFALKLGYNVTWNNNPPESAPDRTDTKTTIQLSYAM
- the osmE gene encoding osmotically-inducible lipoprotein OsmE, whose translation is MKKVLGCIAAALTLAALSGCTTYDRAESYVTKPVVKDVKKGMTREQVRQIAGPASTEITMVHARGTCQTYVIGERDGKQQTYFVSYNDTGRVMNYGFQSCKDYDTDPQAGQ
- the hxpB gene encoding hexitol phosphatase HxpB, with amino-acid sequence MSYRRPVLAAIFDMDGLLIDSEPLWDQAELEIFASLQVDISRRHELPDTLGLRIDQTVRMWYEALPWQGPDQAEVTQRIIARALELVEARRPLLPGVEQALQLCQQQGLQIALASASPLAMLERVLEMFNLRHYFTALASAEALPYSKPHPQVYLDAAAKLGVDPLNCVALEDSFNGMIACKAARMRAIVVPAAAHRDDARWSLANVKLDDLTQLQAAHLFN
- a CDS encoding multidrug effflux MFS transporter, translated to MTPVHSNRLVYAITLGLLAALGPLCIDLYLPALPTLARDLHTETATAQLSLTAGLLGLGAGQLLFGPMSDKYGRIRPLLLSLAMLFIASLGCALAKDMHTLLAARLFEGLAGAGGAVLSRAIARDMYSGHELTRFFALLMLVNGLAPIGAPVLGGVLMTVMNWRGIFVVLGVIALLLIFLARWKLHETLPAERRSQGSLFSAWGALGQVITYRPFMGFCLTQGFMMSGMFAYIGASPFVLQQIYGLSPQAFSFCFAANGFGLILASQTSARLCPLWGEYRVLKGGLTLAFIASGSLLLAGITGAALPLVLVALFFTIASNGVIATTASSLAMQSQGHRAGSASAVIGVTMFSLGAISVPVTGLGGTSVISMTATIFGCFMLAILMFLLLAQKPKGA
- a CDS encoding L-cystine transporter — its product is MDFPLIINIVAFVALLVVLNRVGNQSWSLSKRVLTGLVLGVVFGLALQTIYGENNPVVKDSISWFNIVGNGYVQLLQMIVMPLVFASILSAVARLHNASSLGKISVLTIGVLLFTTAISALVGVLVTGLFHLSAEGLVQGAQETARLSAIQSNYAGKVADLSTPQLLLSFIPKNPFADLAGANPTSIISVVIFAAFLGVAALQLLKDDKAKGERVLVAIDTLQSWVMKLVRLIMKLTPYGVLALMTKVVAGSNLQDIIKLGGFVVASYLGLAIMFGVHALLLSVNGINPMRFFRKVWPVITFAFTSRSSAASIPLNVETQTRRLGVPESIASFSASFGATIGQNGCAGLYPTMLAVMVAPTVGINPFDPMWIATLVGIVTLSSAGVAGVGGGATFAALIVLPAMGLPVTLVALLISIEPLIDMGRTALNVNGSMTAGSLTSRWLGMTDKQVLESDEHAELAHR
- a CDS encoding fructosamine kinase family protein is translated as MWSAIHRLLSEYAGEAEITDRRELPGGDVHPAWRIRYGELDVFVKCNTRDMLTLFSWEADQLDLLARTQTVRVPKVYGVGNDRDTSFLLLEYIQPEPLNPHSAFQLGQQLARLHQWSEQPQFGLDFDNNITTTPQPNSWLRRWSVFFAEQRIGWQLQLAAEKGIQYGDMDVIIACVQRSLANHHPQPSLLHGDLWPANCAGSASGPWLFDPACYWGDRECDLAMLSYYTGLPREIYDGYHAVWPLPEGFSQRQPVYQLYYLLNRANVFGGNWTGEAQFAIGQLLNEDMLGHRQARPA